Part of the Cryptococcus neoformans var. neoformans JEC21 chromosome 11 sequence genome, ACTGGTGCTATCGCCCTTTTATGCGAGGATACAAGTCCAGTGCTCACCAACCTTTGGGAGATAGATGTTGGTCTGTGAAACGAGATGATACTGGAAAGAGTGGAAGTAGTGCGGAGATATCCGGTGGGCTTTATCGAtcgcttcctcttcgtgGAGTAACTCCTGCGGTACAGCAATCAGCTTTTTATATAGGTGATGTATCCGCGCTGTTATGTCCTATCATATGCTCCTTCTATTCCCCCCCCCCTTCCCCCACCCTCCCCAAGAGCACCTAGCCGTGTCAGATAAACCACACGCTAGCCGTCGCCGTGCCTATGAGCGGCGGTCTCCACCTTGATAGATCTACTTGATCTAGCACCAAACTCTGTCCACCGATGAATGCCGATCCTCTCATTTTGCTCTGTTCCCCCACTTTCTCATCCGATACTTTCGGCTTCCAACGAGCAGCGGTCGGTCGGTGAGCGGAAACTGTACTCTTATCCAGACATCCAACGTCTCATGACACATAGCTTGCGTCTCACAGATTATAGATACCCTGCTCGGCTCTCGGCTTTCTCCGTCCATATATCCATCCCactggagaagagataaaGACCCCTTGAACATGGGTTCATTCCCCCCACCCACTGCAAGCTCGTCAAGAGTGACCCTTGATAGCCATCCCAACGACCGTCAGCCCCTTCTTTCGTCCTCTTTATCCTCTCATTCAGCCCATCAACACGTCGTCTCACATTATCGCTCTATATCTCCAGCGTCAAACCCAGATCCGAATCCAAGTGCGATCAGAGATATGGTATCCACAATGCTAGGGTTCGCCCCTCAGGATGTTCCCGAGTCTTCTGTCAAGGATATAGCTGTCATCGATCCCACCGCATCAGTGTATGTCGACCCTCAAACAGGAGCGCTGATCGAGGAGAAAAGTAAAGCAGAGAGATGGTTCGTCGCGAGACTTGACGCGGTGTTGCTCCTTTTCGTTTGTATTTCCCAGGTTATCAAGTACCTCGACCAGCAGAGTgagtcttcttttcctccccttGCTTTCCTTCCTGTAGCATGGGTAAGATCGGGGCGAAGCAAAAGGGAGTCCGCTAATACAGATTTTGGGATAAAGATATATCTGCTGCATACGTATCTGGTATGAAAGAAGGTGCGCTCGAATCTagcttccctttcctctccaaaaCCCCCACTAATGACATCTCGCTTGCTCATGTAGAACTGAGCCTTTACGGAAACCAATACAACTATTTCACCACGTAAGCCCATTCTCCCACTTTTGGTCTGCCTTCCTTTCCATGCTCATCATTGTTCCATCTATACAGTTACTTCAACGTCGGCTACGCCATCTTTCTGATCCCTTCCcaaatcatcatcacccgCGTTCGCCCCTCGTTATGGTTACCAGCTCTCGAAGCTTGCTGGGGTGTTTTGACAATCGCGACGTACAAGGTGACAAACTATAAGCAAGTGTATGTCTTCATTGTTtctttcattttcttcttttcttatttcctccttttcttctttctgcttTTTATTTTGCAAAATACGGTGTATGATGTACCATGTACCATTGTGGTGTGGCGTGATGTGTACGTGGCGGAAAGCTAACAAATGGCTTATAGTTATGCACTCCGCGCTTTCGTAAGACACCCCCTACCCTCCCTCTGGGGGTTGAAAGATGAACCCAAGTTGAccagcctcttctcttcgccTGCAATAGACAGGAGCCTTTGAAGCATCATGCTACCCCGGTGCAATCATGCTCCTCATGTCTTGGGTGagttttccttttcctccattCCCTACCCTAGTCGTCATGTTTTCATTCCCATCAGAAAATTGCTGATGGAAAAATTAGTATACTCCTCGAGAACTAGCACTTCGGATTGGTTTCTACCATAGTTGTCAATCCAGTACGTCCATTCCCCTCATCAGAAAAAGATAATAAAGAAGAATCAGACTATGGAGGCTGACGAACACTTGTGCGATTACAGTCGGCAGCATGTTAGCAGGCGCATTGCAAGCTGCGATATACAATAGCATGGATGGGCGGAATGGCATTAGTGGGTGGCGTTGGATGTTTGTCAgttccctccttcctctctcgcCTCATCAGCTCTCCCCCCCTCCCTTTCCACTTCTCGCTGATAGCTGAGACCTTGACATCACAGATTATCGACGGAATTGTCACTCTCCTCGTAAGCTTTGCAGGGCTCATACTGATCCCCGATTTCCCTTCGAAACCAAAGTACGTCTTTCGTTGCCTCTGTaccgtcttccttctgctcaTCGGCTCTTACTGATCCTCCCCACAGTCCCTGGTCATTCTATCTCCGCCCATCCCATATCTCCATTGCCCGCTCTCGGGCCGCCCAATTCCATCGTGCCGATAACAAGAAATTCACGTTCTCATCTGTGAAGAAAGCCGTGACAGGGCCGCTGTTTTACTGCTTTGTGGTACTTTATGTGGCTACTGTCCTGGGCCAGGGGGGATATAATTGTACGTCTCTCTTCGTTCGgtttcttttctcctcaCACACCCCTCGTTCTCCAGTTGAATATATATAGATGCTAATTGTCATATACTTGACCGCACATTACAGATTTCAATCTCTGGCTCAAAAGTCTCACAAACCCAGATGGTACACCCCGATGGTCCGTAGCGCAGATCAATGCAATCCCTATCGGAGGTAGCGCCATTGCCGGTATGTCTCTacctccttttctccccttcccttttcttttatcACCGTCTTCCTTGTTTTCTAGAGCCTTTTTTAGGTCAAGCTGAGCTCACACTGTCCACAGTGGCAATGATCTGGGTATGGGGCTTCATCTCCGACTATTTCCAAACCCGCTGGATACCTGTCATCATCCAAGCTGGTATCGGTCTCATCCCAGGGATTATCATGAGTATCTGGAACGTGTCGGATAATGCCAAGTACTTTAGCTGTGAGTCTCTGTCCTTGcctcccccttccctttGCCCAATATAGTATTACAATATCAAGGGGAATTTGAGCCTATTACCTGAACTTGAGACAAGAAGCTAACATTCATCATTTACTTTACAGACTTTACATGCTACCTTTCCCTCGCTACGGCTCCTCCCATCTTCGCGTGGCTTTCTGACCTGAACCCATTCGACGCCGAACAACGCGCATTTACACTTGGTTTTGCGATTGCGTTTTATTACGCTTGTGGGGCGTGGTCCGGGCCGCTCATTTGGCCGGCGTCGGAGGCACCTGTACGTTCTCAACGTTCTTCCCACTTCTTTTGCCATCTTTCAGTCTTTGTACTtttcctcccccttccaTTTTCCCGTACTCGCCCCAttccccttttttttctctatAATGAAGTTGGACACGCGCTGATAGTATCAACTTTAGCACTATCGTCATGGATGGCAAGTCACAATTGCAATGTGGTGTTTGGTAATCATCATGGCTTGTTCCCTGAGAATAGTAGAGCTCAAATTCATTCGGTACGTTCCATGTCCTCTAACATCAGCTTACCCCATTCTCGATCGGATAATATATATGGCAATGCTAATTTCTCCTTTCATCGTTTCTGTTCTGTCCcgctttcctcctcctttgaCTTACCCTCCACCAGACCGCAGAACGTTCGAAAGGCGGTGGACGCTGAGAATGCAGAGAGAATCaggcaagaggaagaagatgaagatgataagAAAGACACTACGGTGGGAAGGATCATCTCTGTTGTTAGCCGTGCGTGAGCATGAACTGGAGCTTCAGTAAAAATTTTAACGTTGTTACGATGGGTATAACCTTGTTGGAGAATGTTTCGTAAGATTTGAATCAAAGTTGTCATAATATAACAAAGGTCTATAGTTGTTCAATATGAATTAGGGAAATTATCGTACTTCTGGCATTGTGGTCCGTACAAAGTCATATAACTTGCACCTTGACAACGGGCCAAGTCGACAAGGAGGACCGACATAAGCTGCTATCCTTTCAATATATACATCTCGAAAGACGTCTGTCTATCATCTAACGAGTTATTGAAACACTTTTATCACGAATCATTGCGGCTTCATAACATCGATAGTAACTAAAGATAGACAGATGCATTTTCCCTCATAGATATACAACGGTGTAGTGGCGCAAACGGCAATAGCCATCAAACAAAACCACATCTAACATCCACATTCCCTCTCGCATGTCTCGCCAGTCACATCATTTTCTCCCTGCAGTGATTTACACGCCGTCAGCCACGGACCAAAACGCCAAATGCTACTCAAACTCACCCAAttcagcctcttcttggCAAGCAATGCCACCCAAGTTAGCGCTAATAGTACTGGTACCTCTACAAGCGGGCCTATTGTCGCCGCGAGAGCTTGATCCGACGAGACACCATAGACGGCAATAGCCACAGCGATCGCAAGTTCGAAACTGTATTAAAAGAAAATAGAaagtgaaaaagaaaatgaaaagaGCGCACATAAGCAGGTCAGCTGACACAAGATCTTGAAAGTAGAAGTGGGGGATTGAAGAGAGACAGACGTAGATAGGAGTAGAAGTGAGGTTGAACTAACTTGTTTGATCCAGCAGTGAAAGCTTGAACGACAGCCATTTCATATCCCCATTTTCTCCCacctcccttcttttggcTCAGCAGCCAGATTAAAGCGAAAGATGATGTCCACATGAGGGCGAAATAAAGTATCATAGGAACAAAGGTGCGAAATGTTGGGCCAAGGTTGTGAATGATACGGTGGGATTGCTCGGCGAAGATGATAATGACGCTGAGTACCAAAAGTCATTACAGCCTCCAGACTCTAATTGTGGAGATTCGAATGAAAGACTCACGTGTATAAAAGAGCGACGAGTGAGACTATTCCAAAGTACGTCAAGAAACTGtcaaacctcttcttccctaGTACCAATAACCCTCCAAATCTTGTTAAGACCCCTGCACCCAGTGGAATCCCCAGATAGATGAGTACAGCGATAGCAGTCTCTCCGTAGCTTAATGAAATGGCATTTTCGGATCGGGAAATTATGTTAATGAAAAAGACAGACATGGGGGAGTAAAGAATGatttgaaggatggaatTAATGATGACTAGGATAGCACAATAGTCTTCGTTACCGTGTGCCAGGCGGTTCCAGATCATGACCTAGATGTTGTGATAGAAGGTCAGATATTAGCATACATGAACAATGACCCATTCGAACATACCATGGCAATACAACGAGCTAGCCCAACAAGAATGATACCTTCACGATAAGTTGGAAGATCTGGGAGCGTCGCCCAAGCAATCCCCAACATGATCTGATTCCGCAAATCAGACATTTTGACTCTGTTtcaaagagaaaaggtgaCACATACGAACGGTCCGACAATCCAATTTAGGAAAAGTGACATCCCAATTTGTCGGTAGATGTGAGAACTTTGAAGCAAACTTGGTAGGCGCTCGTATTGGACTTTGGTTAGGATCGGCCACATCATGCAGAGCAGTCCGACTAGCACAGCTACGAAGGTTAGAGGGTCAGTCAAGTTCAACACTCTTGGCtaagaaaaaagaaaacagaACTGACGAACAGATACCCCTTTGAGGTTGGCGCCAGTCAAGATCAACTCAACATTGGGGGCAAATTCCCCTGATCCGAACCAAATGAACACAGTTCTACACATATATGACAGGCCATGATGTTGCTCACCTATAATAACGCCTATAATCATAGCTGCCAGTACCCAAAGTGCCAAAAAGCGGTCCAAGAAGCTCAGCGACTTGACAATATATATACCGCCTGTCGATCAAGATCAGCATCTACAGCCGTCAGTCGTTTTTACAATGACTAACCTTCTAAATCAACATCACCGACTTCCCTTCTATCAGTATGTATACTCGAAGTATTGAGCGCCGGAATTGTTTCATAATTCTCTTTGAAACATTGACAGTCGCCTTTGCAAATCATGGGTGGATGGACTAAAGGCGTTTTTTCATGTGGACTGCCACCGGCCGCCGAGGAAAGAGAGTCGAGCGGGTGGCATTGAACCATGTTGATAAATCTGTTGATAGATTCTGCAGTACTCAATGTGCAgtggatgaaaaggaatggCTCAAAGAGATTATTAACACAGGAGGCAGGCAAGACCCAGATTCCCCCCAGATTAGCTGCCTCAGGGCCTGTGTCCGGCAACTTTTTACAATTTACACGTTTATTTTGACAGGTTTGAAACGCGGGAAGATTTCATTTGCATGTTTGTCGAAATTTTGGAAGATCAGCCGGACAGGGATGACGAGTTTACTGGGAGACAGGCTGCTCTTTTTATGTTGTatggaaaaagaggggTGATGGCAGGCTGGTCAGGTGATACACGTGGCTTCCACGTGGTAGAAGGCCATAATCACGTGGCAATTGAATAATTCCACGTGGCTTGCCAGCGAAAAGAAACAAGAGACCTCAGGAATTGGCATATAGAGATTGCCCAATTGCTTTTGTAGGCCTGTTACACCTACTGCATgtatcttttcctttgacGACATTGTGGATTGGGGAAATGTGGAGTACCGTGCATAAATATAATGCTATAAATAGGTAAACATGATGGCCAAAACACCGCACTATGTTCACTCCTTCATCACCGCCGCCCCCTTCTTGGTatacttcctcctccgttTCCCTTCCACAGTCTCCACCGTTCTACTCTCCCCCTCATCGCTAGACCCAGAAAGCACAGGGGCcgcccttttcttctccttggtcatcaccttcatcctGACCAGCTCCTCCCTCCCTATTCGGTACTTCGCAGGCATTGGTGTACCAACGTGAGCGTACTCGTAATGGTACCTCATGTTGTACTTCCAATGTACCTGTTCGCAACCGACCTCTTTGCAGCGTACAGGTGCATTGCTGCATTCTTTTGATTTCAAGGCACTCAGCTGTTGAAACGACTGGAAACTTGGACAATTGGAAGACGCTTGAGGGGTTTTCCCGCTCCTGGAGGCCTTAAGGAGGAGGGTGCAGCCTTCTCGACCGCAAAAACCACAAGGATAGTGCTTCCCGACCTGATAATCACAGATCAGCTTGGTTAATTCCACAAAATCATGTATGATCTACCGGTTTCTGGGCCTTTGGGATGCCCGTCTGGTAGTGGTAGGCAAGGATGTGGGCACCAACATGCGCGCGCAGTTTTTGGGGTGTGGTCTCAGCATTACACTGGATAAAGTTCATCAGATCAGGATATGTTGGATTGTAAGGCAAAAGAGGAAGTTGTACTCACCTGATAGCACAGAACGTCTAGCTTAGCGACAATCTCCTCTCTTGCACGCGCACTTTCGAGCAAAAGACGCCCTATAACCCGGGGTTAGCATGCAATTGACATGGTGAACAGTGATTATATGACTAGCGCACCATCTTCTGACGAATACGGGAACCGTTCCTTGATGACCTGTGAGACAGTGCTGGAAGTTCTCTTATTACCGTTCTCCTTGTCATTCTCCTTGCAATGGCCGCGAAACAGGACGTCGATTAAGACAGCCAGCTCCTCAACAGGATACTCCCAGACCAGACTCATCGATACAGATCTTTCCTGCTGAACTTGCCCGGCAGTATCCCCATCGCAAGCGTCCAGTTCACCAGAGACATTGGGGAAAAGGCGATGGTTGACTGGTTCACATGCCTTGCCAGGGACCTGAATGACACAATTAGTACGTGCCTTCAGTCTGACATCTCTCCCTAGGCTTACAAACTTTCCGGACCATTGTATTACCTCTGCATGGTCAATAGGGCTCTGTGAGTGCTTGACAAGCATAATCTGACCCTCGACATTGAACTTTGACAGGTCACTCGGGCTGATAGAAATGTATCGAGTCTTGTCGGTATCGTCTCGTGGAAGAAGTTGGGCCACATACAGCAAGGCTAGAGTGACATGCTCATGCATGCCTTCTCCAGTGCGCAGAAGAGTAGCCACAACATCACCACCAGAAAGCAGAGGTTTTTCCTTGTCTTGTGGATCATTGATGACAAATGATGTATGTTGGGCTTGAGTGCAACCACGAACGCGTCGCAAACGATCATTGGATTTGTTCGTTGTGTTGGCGCGGGTCGCAGAAATGGTTATTACCAAGGCTTGCCACCATGAAAAATTTCGGTGCTGCTCCGCGCCGGCCTGCCTCAGATTTAAAGTGGTGGGACCAGACTCGTGCGAGTGGTGGGGGGGTTGATGTCACCCACTCAGGAATTGCCTGCCTCTTGGATCCACAGGACAtggtcgaagaagaattaaACCTAGA contains:
- a CDS encoding arsenite transporter, putative, with protein sequence MVQCHPLDSLSSAAGGSPHEKTPLVHPPMICKGDCQCFKENYETIPALNTSSIHTDRREVGDVDLEGGIYIVKSLSFLDRFLALWVLAAMIIGVIIGEFAPNVELILTGANLKGVSVPVLVGLLCMMWPILTKVQYERLPSLLQSSHIYRQIGMSLFLNWIVGPFIMLGIAWATLPDLPTYREGIILVGLARCIAMVMIWNRLAHGNEDYCAILVIINSILQIILYSPMSVFFINIISRSENAISLSYGETAIAVLIYLGIPLGAGVLTRFGGLLVLGKKRFDSFLTYFGIVSLVALLYTVIIIFAEQSHRIIHNLGPTFRTFVPMILYFALMWTSSFALIWLLSQKKGGGRKWGYEMAVVQAFTAGSNNFELAIAVAIAVYGVSSDQALAATIGPLVEVPVLLALTWVALLAKKRLNWGENDVTGETCERECGC
- a CDS encoding expressed protein, translated to MHEHVTLALLYVAQLLPRDDTDKTRYISISPSDLSKFNVEGQIMLVKHSQSPIDHAEVIQWSGKFVPGKACEPVNHRLFPNVSGELDACDGDTAGQVQQERSVSMSLVWEYPVEELAVLIDVLFRGHCKENDKENGNKRTSSTVSQVIKERFPYSSEDGRLLLESARAREEIVAKLDVLCYQCNAETTPQKLRAHVGAHILAYHYQTGIPKAQKPVGKHYPCGFCGREGCTLLLKASRSGKTPQASSNCPSFQSFQQLSALKSKECSNAPVRCKEVGCEQVHWKYNMRYHYEYAHVGTPMPAKYRIGREELVRMKVMTKEKKRAAPVLSGSSDEGESRTVETVEGKRRRKYTKKGAAVMKE